Sequence from the Amaranthus tricolor cultivar Red isolate AtriRed21 chromosome 1, ASM2621246v1, whole genome shotgun sequence genome:
GTATCTTTCTCCGTTTAAAATTTTCAGGATATGATTTAGTCATTGATAAAAGTTCAGGTGAGCCTGTAAGGAATCATATATCATGAAAAACGTTTTTCTATAAAAGTGCTATCCAAATTTAATTCACTACAACAATAAGTGAAATGAGGAttattaagttaaaataaaggGAGGTTTTCAAGTGAAAAAACAAAGAccaaatttgtgatccttggtTCTTGTGATGTCAGGAAAATAAATGTATCACTGAAATTAAAGGCTACTTGCTTAAAGTATGTGAGCAGAAGAGTTTCATCGGTCAGCTAAAAAGACTTCTAAACGAACATGCTGAGCACGTCGGTCTGATGGTTTCTCAGCGTGTCATGAATCTTCCTCCACAACTTTTGCCACATCTTTATGATGccctttttgatgaaatttcatGGGCTACAGAAGACGAGGTTAGATGACCTATGATTTCTATTCAGTAGCTTACCACATCCTtgtgtttgtttctgttttaaaatGGGTGGTGATCCTGGTAAAACTACTGTTTTTCTGTGATTATAGCCAACTGAAGATCTCCGCAAATCATTTCGCTTCAAGTATTTCTTACTGATCACTAGAATATACAAGGTAACTTTGGCATCTCTGCATTCATTTTAGTGCACTGTTTTCGTGCTCATTGATTTTTTGTGCTCTCTTGCTATACTTCTTTTCGCAGAAGATTCATCAGAATAAGAAGGGATCCACTAGTAGCAATGACGAAGACATAATTTATGTAAAACCAGAAGATGAACTCTTCTACGAGGTTTCAATCAATCTTTGGCCTTTGGTTAATACTATCCTCTGTTTCTTTTTAATAGCTACTTTTCGGTCAAAAAGTTGTTACAGAAAAGGGAGAGGTGTTGTTATCGAACAAAAAAATGGAGGatagtataaattttttatcTCGAAACTGGTTTTGACTTTACCTGTATGTGTTTTCAGCTTTGTTCATGGTCCTTTACTTTCCCTTTGCACAATCAGCCACCAACAACTCAAGAGGTCAGTTTGATGATTCCCTCTTTCtcaatattgtttttttattcttcatattCATTCCAGGTCAATAACTCTTTTTCATCCTTACGTACTTGGCCAATCAAGATTTGCGATAATCAATAATTAGTCTTGAAAGATGTCTGTCTGTAGGATAATCCGATAATGATGCTGACTGTTCTTTCTTATCCGTCATTTGCTCACTGCAGTTAAAAAATTACCGGTTAATGGGACTGGTGATGGTTGTTGAGGCAGATAAGGTGCCAGTATTCCGGCAAAAAGTGCGTTCTCTCATAGATGATTCTTAAAGCTGCTAATCTACATCTTTAAGTTTAGTTCATGCCCAGGAAAGGTTGGTTGCTACAAAATTTTGATCTTTAATCTCTTCTTTAGTTTTTGTTCTCTAAACAAGTCGTACACAATTTTGATCTTTATTTATGATGCTTGTCCGAAATCGAGCGAGACCTATAGGAATACACACCTTTATCTTATGAATGCAAAATGCAGAAAAGTATGTATTCTATCATAGTTCAatgttatgatttataatttattacggAATGTACAATTTTTTACTGGAATATATGAAGATGGTAGGATGCAAATTTTGTGTTCTCTGTTTTTTGATGAATGAAGGGAACCTTGGTGTACCAACC
This genomic interval carries:
- the LOC130823803 gene encoding protein BCCIP homolog isoform X2, with the translated sequence MPRKPRRSGQLLPRPLAFSPFARSVARFANACSSKRIVSNSKSDGMPSSKLLASGTSRHCLKEKDPESGSSEEEISEEVIQADFAFFDPKPDDFHGVKILLQSYLDDKEWDLSGFVDLILAQTTVGSVVKIEDDEDEGLFALLTALNLGRYEENKCITEIKGYLLKVCEQKSFIGQLKRLLNEHAEHVGLMVSQRVMNLPPQLLPHLYDALFDEISWATEDEPTEDLRKSFRFKYFLLITRIYKIHQNKKGSTSSNDEDIIYVKPEDELFYELCSWSFTFPLHNQPPTTQELKNYRLMGLVMVVEADKVPVFRQKVRSLIDDS
- the LOC130823803 gene encoding protein BCCIP homolog isoform X1; this translates as MPRKPRRSGQLLPRPLAFSPFARSVARFANACSSKRIVSNSKSDGMPSSKLLASGTSRHCLKEKDPESGSSEEEISEEVIQADFAFFDPKPDDFHGVKILLQSYLDDKEWDLSGFVDLILAQTTVGSVVKIEDDEDEGLFALLTALNLGRYEENKCITEIKGYLLKVCEQKSFIGQLKRLLNEHAEHVGLMVSQRVMNLPPQLLPHLYDALFDEISWATEDEPTEDLRKSFRFKYFLLITRIYKKIHQNKKGSTSSNDEDIIYVKPEDELFYELCSWSFTFPLHNQPPTTQELKNYRLMGLVMVVEADKVPVFRQKVRSLIDDS